One stretch of Meleagris gallopavo isolate NT-WF06-2002-E0010 breed Aviagen turkey brand Nicholas breeding stock chromosome 14, Turkey_5.1, whole genome shotgun sequence DNA includes these proteins:
- the LOC104913211 gene encoding histone H1oo, whose product MESQPAKAAGAARLSSLLARGRRSRHPPTLHMVLEALQAQDGKKGVSVVAIKRFILAKYPAVDPVRLKYLLKRALATGLSRGFLVRPHNSSALGATGRFKLGPKRLQQKQAPGREDPGEGPAPKTGRRGAAEAARAPAVVRSDGGQGTAKEKPKAVKRKPRAKPADAQPAVGKPGSDGAKAHQAPGKGRSQPPAAPAARGVREDSADRPAGAGVKRPKKTPAAKSKGEVPEEAQEAALKKGGKAKARKPQAALGAGQGGKTRAQEAATGRKVS is encoded by the exons ATGGAGTCCCAACCAG CCAAAGCCGCCGGCGCTGCCCGGCTCTCCAGCCTGCTCGCCCGGGGCCGGCGGAGCCGCCACCCCCCCACGCTGCACATGGTGCTCGAGGCGCTGCAGGCGCAGGATGGGAAGAAGGGCGTCTCAGTCGTCGCCATCAAGCGCTTCATCCTGGCCAAGTACCCCGCGGTGGACCCCGTGCGCCTCAAGTATCTGCTGAAGCGGGCGCTGGCGACCGGGCTGAGCCGCGGCTTCCTGGTGCGGCCCCACAACTCCTCCGCCCTGGGGGCCACGGGGCGCTTCAAA ctCGGTCCTAAGAGGCTGCAGCAGAAACAGGCGCCGGGCCGGGAGGATCCAGGGGAGGGACCGGCCCCGAAGACGGGACGCAGAGGGGCTGCCGAGGCTGCCCGAGCCCCTGCGGTGGTGCGGAGCGATGGAGGGCAAG GCACTGCCAAGGAGAAGCCAAAAGCAGTGAAGAGGAAGCCAAGGGCAAAGCCTGCAGAT GCACAGCCAGCGGTGGGGAAGCCCGGGAGTGATGGAGCAAAGGCCCACCAGGCCCCTGGCAAAGGGCGGTCGCAGCCCCCcgcagctcctgctgccaggGGTGTGCGGGAGGACAGTGCCGACCGCCCTGCTGGTGCTGGGGTGAAGAGACCCAAAAAGACCCCAGCAGCCAAGAGCAAAGGGGAGGTTCCTGAGGAGGCCCAGGAAGCTGCCTTGAAGAAGGGAGGTAAAGCCAAGGCAAGGAAGCCCCAGGCTGCTCTGGGTGCTGGCCAGGGGGGAAAGACCAGAGCACAGGAGGCAGCTACTGGCAGGAAGGTGTCATAG